Proteins encoded together in one Thermomonospora curvata DSM 43183 window:
- a CDS encoding DUF6882 domain-containing protein, translating to MSTATPSQAGFSPAFQRLGAALAAVVLQQQETLAEFLPREDWKADLTARTYSSGGVTVRVSLLGSYAVREQTWLWGWANPQFGEEHPAVVPTLVVREIGQRLGVPELVTPEVDLAWYDGPAGHGGELIAVVAGGILGGGGYIGAGYDGGSAYLHVDDPQAPRASWDPIPVPRLVANAAGLFPHDSRLTLARLLSHHRVPYRQTPTTIEALLPGGGSALARFDRQGRLTEWNSHIPASSAGAETGGEGAAGRAW from the coding sequence ATGTCTACTGCCACCCCGTCGCAGGCCGGGTTCAGCCCCGCCTTCCAGCGTCTCGGCGCGGCACTGGCCGCGGTCGTCCTGCAGCAGCAGGAGACCCTCGCGGAGTTCCTGCCGCGGGAGGACTGGAAAGCCGACCTGACCGCCCGCACCTACTCCAGCGGCGGCGTGACGGTGCGGGTCTCGCTGCTGGGCAGCTATGCGGTGCGCGAGCAGACCTGGCTGTGGGGGTGGGCCAACCCGCAGTTCGGCGAGGAGCACCCCGCGGTGGTGCCGACGCTGGTGGTGCGCGAGATCGGGCAGCGGCTCGGCGTTCCCGAACTGGTCACCCCCGAGGTGGACCTGGCCTGGTATGACGGGCCGGCCGGGCACGGCGGCGAGCTGATCGCGGTGGTGGCCGGCGGGATCCTGGGCGGGGGCGGATACATCGGCGCCGGCTACGACGGGGGCTCGGCCTACCTGCACGTCGACGACCCGCAGGCGCCGCGCGCCTCCTGGGACCCGATCCCGGTGCCGCGGCTGGTCGCCAACGCCGCCGGGCTGTTCCCCCACGACTCCCGGCTGACGCTGGCCAGGCTGCTCAGCCACCACCGGGTGCCCTACCGGCAGACCCCCACCACGATCGAGGCGCTGCTGCCCGGGGGCGGTTCGGCGCTGGCCCGCTTCGACCGGCAGGGCCGGCTCACCGAGTGGAACTCCCACATCCCGGCCTCGTCGGCCGGCGCGGAGACGGGCGGGGAGGGCGCGGCCGGCCGCGCCTGGTGA
- a CDS encoding NAD(P)/FAD-dependent oxidoreductase: MSAHAFPRTPGFTNGGVSFWYRRAGLPRPRPALPGPRQYDVCIVGGGYTGLWTAYYLKKARPDLRIAILEREFAGFGASGRNGGWLSAEIAGSKRRYAARSGREPVVAFQKAMMAAVDEVIAVCAQEGIDADIVKGGVLYAATNPAQRRRLRAEVAEARRWGWDEQDLYLLDRDESEKRLRLAGVLEAAYSPHCARIQPAKLALGLAQATERLGVDIFESTTVTEIRPRRGGRPAAAVTEHGEVTAEYVIRATEGFTAGLAGQRRQWLPMNSSMIVTEPLDAQVWERIGWEGREVLGDSAHAYIYAQRTADDRIAIGGRGVPYRFGSRWDERGATHLRTAAALQRMLAGLLPAAADARIDHAWCGVLGVPRDWCSVVDVDRSSGLGLAGGYVGSGVTTTNLAGRTLRDLVLGESTELTRLPWVGRRVRRWEPEPLRWLGVRLIYTLYRAADRRENGGLQTTSAYARLADLISGR; encoded by the coding sequence ATGAGCGCCCACGCATTCCCCCGCACCCCCGGCTTCACCAACGGCGGGGTGTCCTTTTGGTACCGCCGGGCGGGACTGCCCCGGCCCCGCCCGGCGCTGCCGGGGCCGCGCCAGTACGACGTGTGCATCGTCGGCGGCGGCTACACCGGGCTGTGGACGGCCTACTACCTGAAGAAGGCCCGGCCGGACCTGCGCATCGCCATCCTGGAGCGGGAGTTCGCCGGCTTCGGCGCCTCCGGCCGCAACGGCGGGTGGCTGTCGGCCGAGATCGCCGGCTCCAAACGGCGCTATGCCGCCCGCTCCGGCCGCGAGCCGGTGGTGGCCTTCCAAAAGGCCATGATGGCCGCGGTGGACGAGGTCATCGCCGTGTGCGCCCAGGAGGGCATCGACGCCGACATCGTCAAAGGCGGCGTCCTGTATGCGGCCACCAACCCCGCCCAGCGCCGGCGGCTGCGCGCCGAGGTGGCCGAGGCGCGCCGGTGGGGCTGGGACGAGCAGGACCTGTACCTGCTCGACCGCGACGAGAGCGAAAAGCGGCTGCGCCTGGCGGGCGTGCTGGAGGCCGCCTACAGCCCGCACTGCGCCCGCATCCAGCCCGCCAAGCTGGCGCTCGGGCTGGCGCAGGCGACGGAGCGGCTCGGGGTGGACATCTTCGAGTCCACCACCGTGACCGAGATCCGGCCCCGCCGCGGCGGGCGGCCCGCGGCGGCGGTCACCGAGCACGGCGAGGTCACCGCCGAGTATGTGATCCGCGCCACCGAGGGCTTCACCGCCGGGCTGGCCGGGCAGCGCCGCCAGTGGCTGCCGATGAACAGCTCCATGATCGTCACCGAGCCGCTGGATGCGCAGGTGTGGGAGCGCATCGGCTGGGAGGGGCGCGAGGTGCTGGGCGACTCCGCGCACGCCTACATCTACGCCCAGCGCACCGCCGACGACCGGATCGCCATCGGCGGCCGGGGCGTGCCGTACCGGTTCGGCTCCCGCTGGGACGAGCGGGGCGCCACCCACCTGCGGACCGCGGCGGCGCTGCAGCGGATGCTCGCCGGGCTGCTGCCGGCCGCCGCCGACGCCCGCATCGACCACGCCTGGTGCGGGGTGCTGGGCGTGCCGCGCGACTGGTGCTCGGTGGTGGATGTGGATCGCTCCAGCGGGCTGGGCCTGGCCGGCGGCTATGTCGGCAGCGGCGTGACCACCACCAACCTGGCCGGGCGGACCCTGCGCGACCTGGTGCTGGGGGAGTCCACCGAACTGACCCGCCTGCCGTGGGTGGGCCGCCGGGTGCGGCGCTGGGAGCCCGAGCCGCTGCGCTGGCTGGGCGTGCGGCTGATCTACACGCTGTACCGGGCCGCCGACCGCCGGGAGAACGGCGGGCTGCAGACCACCTCCGCCTACGCCAGGCTCGCCGACCTGATCTCCGGGCGCTGA
- a CDS encoding AzlC family ABC transporter permease encodes MRMTSPPGAVRAAVRDGLGVGVSVGISGLAFGAAAAVAGLSVAQACVLSLLAFTGASQFALAGVVGGGGNLAAGTLGAVLLGARNGLYGLRLATLLRVRGWRRLLAAQVVIDETTAVATAQGDDRAARVGFYTTAVSLYATWNLSTLAGALGAARIGDPATFGLDVLGPAVFLALLWPRLTAGRAEARVAAAAAVIAIAATPLLPPGVPVMLAAVAALAGLRAPGAAAVDGDDDGGRKDSTA; translated from the coding sequence ATGCGCATGACCTCCCCGCCGGGCGCGGTGCGCGCCGCGGTGCGCGACGGATTGGGTGTGGGCGTCTCGGTCGGCATCTCGGGACTGGCGTTCGGCGCCGCCGCGGCCGTGGCGGGCCTGTCGGTGGCGCAGGCGTGCGTGCTCAGCCTGCTGGCCTTCACCGGCGCGTCCCAGTTCGCGCTGGCCGGGGTGGTCGGCGGTGGCGGCAACCTGGCCGCCGGCACGCTGGGCGCGGTGCTGCTGGGGGCCCGCAACGGGCTGTACGGGCTGCGGCTGGCGACGCTGCTGCGGGTGCGGGGCTGGCGCCGGCTGCTGGCCGCCCAGGTGGTGATCGACGAGACCACGGCGGTGGCCACCGCCCAAGGCGACGACCGCGCGGCCCGGGTGGGCTTTTACACCACCGCGGTGAGCCTGTATGCGACCTGGAACCTCAGCACGCTGGCGGGAGCGCTGGGCGCGGCCCGCATCGGGGATCCGGCCACCTTCGGCCTGGACGTGCTGGGTCCGGCGGTCTTCCTGGCACTGCTGTGGCCGCGGCTGACGGCCGGGCGGGCCGAGGCGCGGGTGGCCGCGGCCGCCGCGGTGATCGCGATCGCCGCCACTCCCCTGCTGCCGCCCGGGGTGCCGGTGATGCTGGCCGCCGTGGCGGCGCTGGCCGGGCTGCGGGCGCCGGGCGCGGCCGCGGTGGACGGTGACGACGACGGCGGGCGAAAGGACTCCACCGCATGA
- a CDS encoding chorismate mutase → MDTAESVIGEAEVTCGLPTAAQVTSLEEARAAIDRVDAALAVLLERRAELAGAVQRLKPVGGFAGRDRRREHQIVEAMARRAPSLGAERLARIMNAVIEAGLEVAEESREAR, encoded by the coding sequence ATGGACACGGCGGAATCGGTGATCGGCGAGGCGGAGGTGACCTGCGGCCTGCCGACGGCGGCGCAGGTCACGTCGCTGGAGGAGGCCCGGGCGGCCATCGACCGGGTGGACGCCGCGCTGGCGGTGCTGCTGGAGCGGCGGGCCGAGCTGGCCGGGGCGGTGCAGCGGCTCAAGCCGGTGGGCGGTTTCGCCGGACGCGACCGCCGTCGCGAACACCAGATCGTGGAGGCCATGGCGCGGCGGGCGCCCTCGCTGGGCGCCGAGCGGCTGGCCCGGATCATGAACGCGGTGATCGAGGCCGGGCTGGAGGTCGCCGAAGAGAGCCGGGAGGCCCGTTGA
- the dnaE gene encoding DNA polymerase III subunit alpha — MADSFVHLHVHTEYSMLDGAARLNQLFAEVERQKMPAIAMTDHGNMHGAYDFWKHAKDAGVTPIIGIEAYMAPESRFHKKKVQWGEPSQKRDDVSGGGLINHMTLWARNKTGLHNLFKLSSRAYTEGFVFKYARMDEELLAEHSEGVMATTGCPSGKIQTRLRLGQFDEALKAAATFQEIFGKENYFLELMDHGLEIERRVRDGLLEIGKKLGIPPVVTNDSHYTHESEAAAHDALLCVQVGKQLSDPDRFRFDGTGYYLKSAEEMRSLDSSEVWAEGCRNTLLIAERVDPTGFFEHRNLMPRFPVPEGETEASWFRKEVMRGMDRRFPNGYDEAHRRQVEYEIDIITQMGFPGYFLVVADFIMWAKNNGIAVGPGRGSAAGSLAAYALGITDLDPLQHGLIFERFLNPERVSMPDIDVDFDERRRGDVIRYVTEKWGADKVAMIATFGTIKAKAAVKDAGRVLGFPYAMGDRISKAFPPAVMGKEIPLSAIFDENHPRYGEAGELRKMYEEEADVKQILDLAQGLEGLIRQWGVHAAGVIMSSEPLTDHIPIMRRDSDGAIITQFDYPTCETLGLLKMDFLGLRNLTIMDDALKAIKANKGVEIDLLKLPLDDKKTFELLARGDTLGVFQLDGGPMRALLRLMKPDNFEDISAVLALYRPGPMGANSHTNYALRKNGQQEITPIHPELEEPLKDILDTTYGLIVYQEQVMAIAQRVAGYTLGGADLLRRAMGKKKKAELDKQFEFFEKGMRENGYSDEAIKALWDILLPFSDYAFNKAHTAGYGLVSYWTAYLKANYPAEYMAALLTSVKDDKDKSALYLNECRRMGVTVLPPDVNESDADFTPKGDAEVRFGLSAIRNVGENVVEAIIAARREKGAFTDFNDFLNKVPSQVCNKRVVESLIKAGAFDSLGHRRRALLTVHEQAIDSVIDIKRKEAIGQDSLFGALDGGEDTTAFSVTIPDEEEWDKTTKLSFEREMLGLYVSDHPLLGVEHILAKEADTSIAALTGESDRPDGQVVTVAGLLSNLQRKVTKQGNSWAMFQLEDLGGSIEVMCFPSTYQLCSTLLAEDAILVVKGRLDKREDTTKIVAMEVTQPDLTTGDSGAPLEVALPLSRCTPPVVERLKEVLTTHPGPNEVHLHLQNGPRTTVVRLDDKLRVNPSPALMGDLKQLLGPSCLL; from the coding sequence ATGGCCGACTCGTTCGTCCATCTCCACGTGCACACCGAGTACTCCATGCTGGACGGCGCCGCCCGGCTCAACCAGCTGTTCGCCGAGGTCGAGCGGCAGAAGATGCCCGCCATCGCGATGACCGACCACGGCAACATGCACGGGGCCTACGACTTTTGGAAGCACGCCAAGGACGCGGGCGTGACCCCGATCATCGGGATCGAGGCCTACATGGCGCCCGAGTCGCGCTTCCACAAGAAGAAGGTCCAGTGGGGCGAGCCGTCCCAAAAGCGCGACGACGTCTCCGGCGGCGGCCTGATCAACCACATGACGCTGTGGGCGCGCAACAAGACCGGGCTGCACAACCTGTTCAAGCTGTCCTCGCGCGCCTACACCGAGGGCTTCGTCTTCAAGTACGCCCGCATGGACGAGGAGCTGCTGGCCGAGCACTCCGAAGGGGTGATGGCCACCACCGGCTGCCCGTCCGGCAAGATCCAGACCCGGCTGCGGCTGGGGCAGTTCGACGAGGCGCTCAAGGCGGCGGCCACCTTCCAGGAGATCTTCGGCAAGGAGAACTACTTCCTGGAACTGATGGACCACGGCCTGGAGATCGAGCGCCGGGTCCGCGACGGGCTGCTGGAGATCGGCAAGAAGCTCGGCATCCCCCCGGTGGTGACCAACGACTCCCACTACACCCACGAGTCGGAGGCCGCCGCCCACGACGCCCTGCTGTGCGTGCAGGTCGGCAAGCAGCTGTCCGACCCCGACCGGTTCCGCTTCGACGGCACCGGCTACTACCTCAAAAGCGCCGAGGAGATGCGCTCCCTGGACTCCTCGGAGGTGTGGGCCGAGGGCTGCCGCAACACCCTGCTGATCGCCGAGCGGGTCGACCCCACCGGCTTCTTCGAGCACCGCAACCTCATGCCCCGCTTCCCCGTCCCCGAGGGCGAGACCGAGGCCTCCTGGTTCCGCAAGGAGGTCATGCGGGGCATGGACCGGCGCTTCCCCAACGGCTATGACGAAGCGCACCGCCGCCAGGTCGAGTACGAGATCGACATCATCACCCAGATGGGGTTCCCCGGCTACTTCCTGGTGGTGGCCGACTTCATCATGTGGGCCAAGAACAACGGCATCGCCGTCGGCCCCGGCCGCGGCTCGGCCGCCGGGTCGCTGGCCGCCTACGCCCTGGGCATCACCGACCTGGACCCGCTGCAGCACGGCCTGATCTTCGAGCGGTTCCTCAACCCCGAGCGCGTGTCCATGCCCGACATCGACGTGGACTTCGACGAGCGCCGGCGGGGCGATGTGATCCGCTACGTCACCGAGAAGTGGGGCGCCGACAAGGTCGCCATGATCGCCACCTTCGGCACCATCAAGGCCAAGGCCGCCGTCAAGGACGCCGGCCGCGTCCTGGGCTTCCCCTACGCCATGGGGGACCGCATCTCCAAGGCCTTCCCGCCCGCGGTGATGGGCAAGGAGATCCCGCTGTCGGCGATCTTCGATGAGAACCACCCCCGCTACGGGGAGGCCGGCGAGCTGCGCAAGATGTACGAGGAGGAGGCGGACGTCAAGCAGATCCTCGACCTGGCCCAGGGCCTGGAGGGTCTGATCCGCCAGTGGGGGGTGCACGCGGCCGGGGTGATCATGTCGTCCGAGCCGCTCACCGACCACATCCCCATCATGCGGCGGGACAGCGACGGGGCGATCATCACGCAGTTCGACTACCCGACCTGCGAGACGCTGGGCCTGCTGAAGATGGACTTCCTGGGCCTGCGCAACCTCACGATCATGGACGACGCCCTGAAGGCCATCAAGGCCAACAAGGGCGTCGAGATCGACCTGCTGAAGCTCCCGCTGGACGACAAGAAGACCTTCGAACTGCTGGCCCGGGGCGACACGCTGGGGGTGTTCCAACTCGATGGCGGGCCCATGCGGGCCCTGCTGCGGCTGATGAAGCCGGACAACTTCGAGGACATCTCCGCGGTGCTGGCGCTGTATAGGCCCGGCCCGATGGGCGCCAACTCCCACACCAACTACGCGCTCCGCAAGAACGGCCAGCAGGAGATCACCCCGATCCACCCGGAGCTGGAGGAGCCGCTCAAGGACATCCTCGACACCACCTACGGCCTGATCGTCTACCAGGAGCAGGTGATGGCCATCGCCCAGCGGGTGGCCGGCTACACCCTGGGCGGCGCCGACCTGCTGCGCCGGGCGATGGGCAAGAAGAAGAAGGCCGAACTGGACAAGCAGTTCGAGTTCTTCGAAAAGGGCATGCGGGAGAACGGCTACTCCGATGAGGCCATCAAGGCCCTGTGGGACATCCTGCTGCCGTTCTCCGACTACGCCTTCAACAAGGCCCACACCGCCGGCTATGGGCTGGTGTCGTACTGGACGGCCTACCTGAAGGCCAACTACCCGGCCGAGTACATGGCCGCGCTGCTGACCTCCGTCAAGGACGACAAGGACAAAAGCGCCCTGTACCTCAACGAGTGCCGCCGCATGGGCGTCACCGTGCTGCCGCCGGACGTCAACGAGTCCGACGCCGACTTCACCCCCAAGGGCGACGCCGAGGTCCGCTTCGGGCTGTCGGCCATCCGCAACGTGGGGGAGAACGTGGTGGAGGCCATCATCGCCGCCCGCCGCGAGAAGGGCGCCTTCACCGACTTCAACGACTTCCTCAACAAGGTGCCCTCCCAGGTGTGCAACAAGCGGGTGGTGGAGTCGCTGATCAAGGCGGGGGCCTTCGACAGCCTCGGGCACCGGCGCCGGGCGCTGCTGACCGTGCACGAGCAGGCCATCGACTCCGTCATCGACATCAAGCGCAAGGAGGCCATCGGCCAGGACTCGCTGTTCGGCGCCCTGGACGGCGGGGAGGACACCACGGCCTTCTCGGTGACCATTCCCGACGAGGAGGAGTGGGACAAGACCACCAAGCTGTCCTTCGAGCGGGAGATGCTCGGCCTGTACGTCTCCGACCACCCGCTGCTGGGCGTGGAGCACATCCTGGCCAAGGAGGCCGACACCTCGATCGCCGCGCTGACCGGCGAGAGCGACCGGCCCGACGGCCAGGTCGTCACGGTGGCCGGGCTGCTGTCGAACCTGCAGCGCAAGGTCACCAAGCAGGGCAACTCCTGGGCCATGTTCCAGCTGGAGGACCTCGGCGGCTCCATCGAGGTGATGTGCTTCCCCTCGACCTACCAGCTGTGCTCCACCCTGCTGGCCGAGGACGCCATCTTGGTGGTCAAGGGCCGGCTGGACAAGCGCGAGGACACCACCAAGATCGTCGCGATGGAGGTGACCCAGCCGGACCTGACGACCGGTGACTCGGGCGCGCCGCTGGAGGTCGCGCTGCCGCTGTCCCGCTGCACCCCGCCGGTGGTGGAACGGCTCAAGGAGGTCCTCACCACCCACCCCGGCCCCAACGAGGTGCACCTGCACCTGCAGAACGGGCCGCGCACCACGGTCGTCCGCCTCGACGACAAGCTGCGGGTGAACCCCTCACCGGCGCTGATGGGCGACCTGAAGCAGCTGCTGGGGCCTTCCTGCCTGCTGTGA
- a CDS encoding UDP-glucose dehydrogenase family protein, with protein sequence MNTDESPRLTVIGTGYLGATHAVCMASLGYEVMGVDVDAAKIEKLASGQVPFFEPGLPELLTKTLESGRLRFTTSYEEVAEFGDVHFICVGTPQMPGSDACDVSYVDAAVTSLAPHLTRKALVVGKSTVPVGTAARLTHTIRELAPAGEEVELAWNPEFLREGYAVDDTLHPNRLVFGVASEWARERLTAAFRPIIDAGTPVVVTDLATAELVKVAANSFLATKISYINAMAEVCEATGADVRDLATALAYDDRIGGKFLQPGLGFGGGCLPKDIRAFAHRAEEIGVGQAVAFLREVDAINRRRRSRTVDLVRELLGGRLDGKRIACLGAAFKPNSDDIRDAPALDVARTMHGLGAYVRVYDPAALDNARRAYPELRYGTSAMDVAQDADVVVLLTEWAEFRQIDPYAMGEVVAHRRIVDGRHALDAEAWRAAGWEYRALGRC encoded by the coding sequence TTGAACACGGACGAGTCCCCGCGTCTCACCGTGATCGGCACCGGTTACCTCGGCGCCACCCATGCGGTCTGCATGGCCTCGCTGGGCTATGAGGTGATGGGCGTCGACGTGGACGCCGCCAAGATCGAGAAACTGGCCTCCGGGCAGGTGCCCTTCTTCGAGCCGGGGCTGCCGGAGCTGCTGACCAAGACGCTGGAGTCGGGCAGGCTCCGTTTCACCACCTCCTATGAGGAAGTCGCCGAGTTCGGCGACGTGCACTTCATCTGCGTGGGCACCCCCCAGATGCCGGGCTCGGACGCCTGCGATGTCAGCTACGTCGACGCCGCGGTCACCTCGCTGGCCCCCCACCTGACCCGCAAGGCCCTGGTGGTCGGCAAGTCGACGGTGCCGGTGGGCACCGCCGCCCGCCTCACCCACACCATCCGCGAGCTGGCCCCGGCCGGGGAGGAGGTGGAGCTGGCCTGGAACCCCGAGTTCCTGCGCGAGGGCTATGCGGTCGACGACACGCTGCACCCCAACCGGCTGGTCTTCGGGGTGGCCTCCGAGTGGGCCAGGGAACGGCTGACCGCCGCCTTCCGGCCGATCATCGACGCCGGCACCCCGGTGGTGGTCACCGACCTGGCCACCGCCGAGCTGGTCAAGGTCGCCGCCAACTCGTTCCTGGCCACCAAGATCTCCTACATCAACGCCATGGCCGAGGTCTGCGAGGCCACCGGCGCCGACGTGCGGGACCTGGCCACCGCGCTGGCCTACGACGACCGGATCGGCGGCAAGTTCCTGCAGCCGGGGCTGGGTTTCGGCGGCGGCTGCCTGCCCAAGGACATCCGGGCGTTCGCGCACCGCGCCGAGGAGATCGGGGTGGGCCAGGCGGTGGCGTTCCTGCGCGAGGTGGACGCCATCAACCGGCGCCGCCGCTCCCGCACCGTGGACCTGGTGCGCGAGCTGCTGGGCGGGCGGCTGGACGGCAAGCGGATCGCCTGCCTGGGCGCGGCCTTCAAGCCCAACTCCGACGACATCCGCGACGCCCCCGCCCTGGACGTGGCGCGCACCATGCACGGCCTGGGCGCCTACGTGCGGGTCTACGACCCGGCCGCGCTCGACAACGCCCGCCGCGCCTACCCGGAGCTGCGCTACGGCACCAGCGCGATGGACGTGGCGCAGGACGCCGACGTGGTGGTGCTGCTGACCGAGTGGGCCGAGTTCCGCCAGATCGACCCGTACGCCATGGGGGAGGTGGTCGCCCACCGCCGCATCGTGGACGGCCGGCACGCCCTGGACGCCGAGGCCTGGCGCGCCGCCGGCTGGGAGTACCGGGCGCTCGGCCGCTGCTGA
- a CDS encoding AzlD domain-containing protein: MSTWIAVLATAAGCYALKLGGLVTPQRFLADPRVRRFTELVPVALLTALIAVQTFADGRSLELDAPRLAGLGAAVAALLLRAPFLVVLAVAAATAALLRLVTG; this comes from the coding sequence ATGAGCACCTGGATCGCCGTGCTGGCGACCGCGGCCGGCTGCTATGCCCTCAAGCTGGGCGGGCTGGTCACTCCGCAGCGTTTCCTGGCCGACCCCAGGGTGCGCCGCTTCACCGAACTGGTGCCGGTGGCGCTGCTGACCGCGCTGATCGCCGTGCAGACCTTCGCCGACGGCAGATCCCTGGAACTGGACGCCCCCCGGCTGGCCGGGCTGGGCGCCGCGGTGGCCGCCCTGCTGCTGCGCGCTCCCTTCCTGGTGGTGCTGGCCGTGGCCGCCGCCACCGCCGCCCTGCTGCGGCTGGTGACCGGCTGA
- a CDS encoding ribbon-helix-helix domain-containing protein, with translation MATERINVSLPSAQLRMLDAHVKRVGVSRSTFIGESVRKALLEDALVQLKSVGALGDEDWLNTIESDRDPDFWGAAVGAA, from the coding sequence ATGGCGACTGAGCGGATCAACGTGTCATTGCCCTCGGCCCAGCTGCGCATGCTGGATGCGCACGTCAAACGGGTCGGGGTGTCCAGGTCGACGTTCATCGGGGAGTCGGTCCGCAAGGCGCTGCTGGAGGACGCGCTGGTACAGCTGAAGAGCGTCGGCGCGCTCGGTGACGAGGACTGGCTGAACACCATCGAGAGCGACCGCGACCCGGATTTCTGGGGCGCCGCCGTGGGTGCGGCGTGA